A stretch of the Medicago truncatula cultivar Jemalong A17 chromosome 5, MtrunA17r5.0-ANR, whole genome shotgun sequence genome encodes the following:
- the LOC11431645 gene encoding uncharacterized protein: MWPCSVVTTPNPSSFFLFLPSSSTNNSNYKPSLFHLHTPRRCFRLSPQSTTSPDFNGWAHLDTPARSTTAHKPFSSFAPFAAATASVALLLAAFSLSSRNNNGFNIQFTTPLQRMWSSITTTRGDRGKAVVEEEEFDESTAEEAVVQTETTEKPARVTIPVSADSTQEEALSVLKKLKIVEDDVEANELCTRRQFARWLIKLNSSLERNPKHRIAPIVSLSGSVDNAFDDISVDDPDFQSIQVLAEAGVVPSKLSWKNSSNGCRAEYKEDIIFFPDRFISRQDLMEWRTQLEYGFFFGIIDQVSIKKAGYMDVKEITSQGVYLDMLAGDGSILRKVFGQSKRFQPNKPSTIAQAAVALTSGRMKEAISAEMSRLEAENSARQDETEEIRSELLSRGDIQKFWDAKISEEKSHGSDVERLYLEAVNNLVEEKINQEKINADFLKEQAAMACQKQMLLSLKEEVDEISEKLALERVIYVDEKQTVQKLLRDLEFKHEKILDTKSTLEAEKEALQMLRTWVEDEARRSQARAAVLAEVGRRWKWDDQA, from the exons ATGTGGCCTTGTAGTGTTGTTACTACACCTAACCCTTCTTCCTTCTTCCTATTCCTTCCTTCCTCCTCTACCAACAACAGCAATTACAAACCctctctttttcatcttcacacCCCACGTCGTTGCTTTCGCCTCTCCCCTCAATCTACTACTTCTCCCGATTTCAACGGCTGGGCCCACCTCGATACACCCGCCCGCTCCACCACCGCTCACAAACCATTTTCTTCCTTTGCTCCTTTTGCTGCTGCTACTGCTTCCGTCGCTCTCCTTCTTGCCGCCTTCTCCCTTTCTAGTAGAAATAATAATG GTTTCAATATTCAATTCACAACACCGTTACAACGAATGTGGAGTTCAATTACCACCACTCGTGGTGATCGAGGCAAAGCTgtggtggaggaggaggagttTGATGAATCCACCGCCGAAGAAGCCGTTGTACAAACTG AAACTACTGAAAAGCCGGCACGAGTTACAATCCCTGTTTCAGCTGATTCCACCCAAGAAGAAGCATTGTCAGTCTTAAAGAAGTTGAAG ATAGTTGAAGATGATGTGGAAGCTAATGAATTGTGTACCAGAAGACAATTTGCTAGATggctaattaaattaaattcgtCGTTGGAAAG AAATCCAAAACACAGGATTGCTCCAATTGTATCCCTGTCTGGCTCTGTAGATAATGCATTTGATGATATCAGCGTTGATGACCCAGATTTTCAGTCCATTCAAG TCTTGGCAGAAGCCGGTGTGGTCCCCAGCAAATTATCTTGGAAGAATAGTTCAAATGGTTGTAGAGCTGAGTATAAAgaagacataattttttttcctgataG ATTCATTTCACGACAAGATTTAATGGAATGGAGAACTCAGTTGGagtatggatttttttttgggataatCGACCAG GTATCAATCAAAAAAGCAGGTTATATGGATGTGAAAGAGATAACATCTCAGGGAGTTTATTTGGACATGTTGGCAGGAGATGGTAGTATACTCAGAAAAGTTTTTG GACAGAGTAAGCGCTTTCAGCCAAACAAACCTTCAACAATAGCACAAGCGGCTGTGGCTCTGACAAGTGGCAGGATGAAAGAAGCAATATCTGCTGAAATGTCAAGATTAGAAGCTGAGAATTCTGCCAGGCAAGATGAGACAGAAGAGATTAGATCTGAGCTGCTTAGCCGAGGAGACATACAGAAGTTTTGGGATGCAAAGATTAGTGAAGAGAAAAGTCACGGTTCTGATGTGGAGAGGCTTTACCTTGAGGCAGTAAACAATTTGGTCGAAGAGAAGATCAATCAAGAAAAGATAAATgctgattttttaaaagaacaggCAGCAATGGCTTGTCAGAAGCAGATGCTGCTTAGTTTGAAAGAAGAAGTTGATGAGATATCAGAAAAGCTTGCCTTAGAGAGAGTCATATATGTAGATGAAAAACAGACTGTACAGAAGTTACTCAGAGATTTAGAGTTCAAGCATGAAAAAATTCTTGACACCAAATCCACGCTGGAAGCTGAGAAAGAAGCTCTTCAGATGCTTAG AACTTGGGTGGAGGACGAGGCAAGAAGAAGCCAAGCTCGTGCTGCTGTTCTTGCTGAAGTAGGGCGAAGATGGAAATGGGATGACCAAGCTTGA